The following are encoded in a window of Thermoproteota archaeon genomic DNA:
- a CDS encoding uroporphyrinogen-III synthase — protein sequence MIEGKTIAITRSKEDSSEFISLMQENKATPITLPTIQLVSKGEKIVDEFLNAIKEYDPDYSVFMSSKAVTLLFDTAKKISKLEKLQLAVANTIVIAVGPKTKQVLESEGIKVNHTPKRFSSVGVGEVFTRLNAVGKKVIVPRSGASTPFLKDLLEKIGLDVKELYLYDVCAFQDTTQWNEFRELFSKNNVDGIVFTSASSVRAFFEIMTNDVPKEKLLKSLEKTHVVAIGPFTADELKKFNVQNIIAEVHTIPGAFDTIKNIFSVA from the coding sequence ATGATTGAAGGAAAGACTATAGCAATTACTCGTTCAAAGGAAGATTCTAGTGAATTTATCTCATTGATGCAAGAGAACAAAGCAACACCAATCACACTTCCAACAATTCAGTTAGTTAGTAAGGGTGAGAAAATTGTTGATGAGTTTTTGAATGCCATAAAAGAATATGATCCTGATTACTCTGTGTTTATGAGCTCAAAAGCAGTGACACTACTCTTTGACACTGCAAAGAAGATATCAAAGCTTGAAAAACTACAACTGGCAGTTGCAAATACTATAGTAATAGCTGTTGGACCAAAGACTAAGCAGGTATTGGAATCAGAAGGAATCAAAGTAAATCACACGCCAAAACGATTCTCTTCTGTTGGTGTTGGTGAAGTCTTTACTAGACTCAACGCAGTTGGGAAAAAAGTAATTGTTCCACGAAGTGGTGCATCTACTCCATTTCTCAAGGATCTTTTAGAGAAGATTGGTCTTGACGTAAAAGAGCTTTATCTTTATGATGTATGTGCATTTCAAGACACTACTCAATGGAATGAATTTAGAGAACTTTTTTCAAAAAATAATGTAGATGGAATTGTTTTTACAAGTGCATCTTCTGTTAGGGCATTCTTTGAGATAATGACAAATGATGTCCCAAAAGAGAAATTACTAAAAAGTTTAGAAAAAACCCATGTTGTTGCAATTGGCCCATTTACCGCCGATGAGCTAAAAAAATTCAATGTACAAAACATCATCGCTGAAGTACATACTATTCCTGGCGCATTTGATACGATAAAAAATATTTTTTCAGTTGCGTAA
- the sufB gene encoding Fe-S cluster assembly protein SufB → MATENLDMDYSKYDFKDSTELYVHLSKKGLSKETVIGISKMKDEPQWMLDFRLRAFETFMKKPMPQWGGDLSVIDFQNIYYYAKASEKTEKSWDDVPEDVKKTFDKLGIPEAEKKFLAGVGAQYESEVVYHNLREDLAKQGVLFLDTDTALKEQPEIFKKYFGKIIPPEDNKFAALNSAVWSGGSFIYIPPGVKVDMPLQAYFRINAENIGQFERTLIIADEGSEVHYIEGCTAPVYSSESLHSAVVELVAHKDAHLRYTTIQNWSSDVYNLVTKRAYAYEGAKVEWIDGNIGSKLTMKYPGIYLMGERAYGETLSIAFAGKNQHQDTGAKMVHLAPNTTSKITSKSVSRLNGRSTYRGLLNVAKGATNVKSTVRCDALLLDDTSKTDTYPYMEINQEDATITHEATVGKIGDEQIFYLMTRGFSEEEALTLIVNGFMEPFTKELPMEYAVELNRLIKLEMDGSVG, encoded by the coding sequence ATGGCAACTGAAAATCTAGACATGGATTATTCAAAGTATGATTTTAAAGATTCCACAGAACTCTATGTTCACCTTAGCAAGAAAGGATTGTCAAAAGAAACCGTAATTGGAATCAGTAAAATGAAAGATGAGCCACAATGGATGCTTGATTTCAGATTACGTGCATTTGAGACATTTATGAAAAAACCAATGCCACAATGGGGTGGCGATCTTAGTGTTATTGATTTTCAAAATATTTACTATTATGCAAAAGCATCTGAAAAGACAGAAAAAAGCTGGGATGATGTTCCAGAAGATGTCAAGAAAACATTTGATAAACTAGGTATTCCCGAAGCAGAAAAAAAATTCCTTGCTGGTGTTGGAGCACAATATGAATCAGAAGTTGTATACCACAATCTTAGAGAAGACTTGGCAAAACAAGGAGTACTATTCTTAGATACTGATACAGCATTAAAAGAACAACCAGAAATATTCAAAAAATACTTTGGTAAAATCATTCCACCTGAGGATAACAAATTTGCAGCATTAAACAGTGCAGTATGGAGTGGTGGTTCATTTATCTACATTCCACCTGGCGTTAAAGTTGATATGCCATTGCAAGCATACTTTAGAATTAATGCAGAAAATATTGGTCAGTTTGAGAGAACATTAATCATTGCAGATGAAGGCTCCGAAGTTCATTACATCGAGGGATGTACTGCACCTGTCTACTCATCTGAATCCTTACATTCTGCAGTTGTAGAGCTAGTTGCACACAAAGATGCTCACTTGCGTTACACCACTATACAAAATTGGAGTAGTGATGTATACAACCTTGTTACTAAACGTGCATATGCATATGAAGGCGCCAAAGTAGAATGGATTGATGGAAATATTGGAAGCAAGCTTACAATGAAGTATCCTGGAATCTATTTGATGGGTGAGCGTGCATATGGTGAAACATTATCAATTGCATTTGCAGGAAAGAACCAACATCAAGACACAGGTGCAAAGATGGTTCACCTAGCTCCTAACACTACATCTAAAATCACATCAAAATCTGTTAGCCGTCTAAATGGCCGGTCAACATACAGAGGTTTGTTAAACGTCGCAAAAGGTGCAACAAATGTAAAATCTACTGTACGATGTGATGCATTACTATTAGATGATACTTCAAAGACAGATACCTATCCTTACATGGAGATTAACCAAGAAGATGCAACCATTACTCACGAAGCTACTGTTGGCAAAATTGGTGATGAACAAATCTTCTATCTCATGACAAGAGGATTCTCCGAAGAAGAAGCATTAACTTTAATCGTTAATGGGTTCATGGAGCCATTTACCAAAGAATTACCAATGGAATATGCAGTAGAACTAAACCGTCTCATAAAACTAGAGATGGATGGCTCTGTAGGATAG
- the sufD gene encoding Fe-S cluster assembly protein SufD codes for MSQQALSSIGSSHIEEISSSKNEPDWLKQYRKNSLSIYEGLPIETSPLYNKYTDAKKMDPEQVSLSVTSDSTVPSFLEKRLSELKDEISIIQIGTNIHKINLPDEFSSKGLVVSSIDDALKNNADLVKKALEASNSTEDKFTALNNAAFNSGIFIHIPRNFILEKPIHFVSSLSLDGISTISRNIIFADESSKATIVQELYSPKAEKQQAYLELLNTNVAANAQLDLTTLQMMDQGSVNFSTRRSDIGQDGQINWYLGLFGTILSRYRIDYYLNGTGANANDSEVVFGNKEQSFDLQSNIIHESPATEGRIIEKSILKDKSKSLFKGMIRIKEKAAKSNSYLSGRSILLDKDAKSDAIPGLEIFTNDVKATHSASVAQIDEEQIFYLGTRCLSRPEAERTIVEGFLEPLSRKMSYQVRAWIAYLIESKWDGKELMINNDEELRKFVEIEETRYNENAEIEQHYKYR; via the coding sequence ATGTCACAACAAGCTCTCTCATCAATTGGTTCAAGTCACATAGAAGAAATATCTTCATCAAAGAATGAACCCGATTGGCTAAAACAGTATAGAAAAAACTCTCTATCTATCTATGAAGGGCTACCAATTGAGACATCTCCATTATACAACAAGTACACTGATGCAAAGAAAATGGATCCTGAACAAGTCTCACTCTCAGTAACTTCAGATTCTACAGTTCCATCCTTTCTAGAAAAAAGACTTTCAGAATTAAAAGATGAAATATCTATAATTCAGATTGGAACCAACATTCACAAAATCAATTTGCCTGATGAGTTTAGCTCAAAGGGCTTAGTGGTTTCATCTATTGATGATGCTCTAAAAAATAATGCTGATCTAGTAAAAAAAGCACTTGAAGCATCAAACTCTACTGAAGATAAATTCACGGCGCTTAACAATGCAGCATTTAATTCTGGAATTTTTATCCATATTCCACGTAATTTTATTTTAGAAAAACCAATTCACTTTGTTTCTTCTCTTTCACTAGATGGTATTTCCACCATCTCACGAAACATAATCTTTGCAGATGAAAGTAGTAAAGCTACTATTGTTCAAGAGTTATACTCTCCAAAAGCGGAAAAACAACAGGCATATCTTGAATTACTCAATACCAATGTAGCAGCAAACGCACAACTTGATCTTACAACTTTGCAAATGATGGATCAAGGCTCAGTCAACTTTTCAACTAGGCGCTCTGATATTGGACAAGATGGTCAGATTAATTGGTATCTTGGATTGTTTGGAACTATTTTGTCTAGATATAGAATAGATTACTACCTAAATGGAACTGGAGCAAATGCAAATGATTCTGAAGTTGTTTTTGGAAACAAAGAACAATCTTTTGATTTACAATCAAACATAATTCATGAGAGTCCTGCAACAGAGGGTAGAATTATTGAAAAATCAATTCTAAAGGATAAATCAAAATCTCTCTTTAAAGGAATGATTCGCATTAAAGAAAAAGCTGCTAAATCAAACTCATATCTTTCAGGGCGTTCAATTTTATTAGATAAAGATGCAAAATCAGACGCTATTCCAGGACTTGAGATCTTTACCAATGATGTTAAAGCTACTCACTCTGCATCTGTTGCACAAATAGATGAAGAACAAATATTTTATTTAGGAACAAGATGTCTCAGCCGACCAGAAGCAGAGAGAACAATTGTTGAGGGCTTTTTGGAACCCCTATCTCGAAAAATGTCATACCAAGTGAGAGCATGGATTGCATATCTTATAGAGTCAAAATGGGATGGTAAAGAATTGATGATTAACAATGATGAAGAACTTAGAAAATTCGTTGAAATTGAAGAAACTCGTTACAACGAAAATGCCGAGATTGAACAACATTACAAGTATAGGTGA
- a CDS encoding non-heme iron oxygenase ferredoxin subunit has product MSDWIKACSVDEVGDGQLFSFDHKDKRILLANLKGKFFATDLICTHAEADLSTGFLTDEGVRCPLHLSVFNLENGKPQNPPADEPLKTYNVKIQQNEIYVEI; this is encoded by the coding sequence TTGTCTGATTGGATAAAGGCTTGTTCAGTAGATGAAGTAGGAGACGGACAATTATTCAGTTTTGATCATAAAGATAAGAGGATTCTCTTGGCAAATCTTAAAGGAAAATTTTTTGCAACTGATTTGATTTGCACTCATGCAGAAGCTGATCTTTCTACAGGATTTCTGACAGATGAAGGTGTTAGATGTCCATTACATCTTTCTGTTTTTAATTTGGAGAATGGAAAACCTCAGAATCCTCCAGCTGATGAACCACTAAAAACATACAATGTTAAAATACAACAAAACGAAATTTACGTGGAGATTTAA